In Actinomycetota bacterium, a genomic segment contains:
- the fusA gene encoding elongation factor G: MAHIDAGKTTTTERILFYTGINYKIGEVHEGAATMDWMEQEQERGITITSAATTCVWKDHTINIIDTPGHVDFTVEVERSLRVLDGAVTVFDGVAGVEPQSETVWRQADKYSVPRICFVNKLDRTGADFFRCVDMIVERLGATPLVLQIPIGSEGDFLGVVDLITMKALTWRGETEKGEDYEIEEIPAELAAQAAEYREKLLEVLSEADDAILEKFLEGEEFTPAELQAAIRRATLAYKLTPILTGSAFKNKGVQPMLDAVVAYLPCPLDVEAVEGHKPGNEDVIIERKPSDSEPFAALAFKIMTDPHLGKLTYLRVYSGRLNTGTAVLNSVKDRKERIGKIYRMHANKREEIDSVGAGDIVAVMGLKDTTTGETLCDSSNPVVLESMTFPAPVIHIAIEPKTKSDQDKLGIAIQRLAEEDPTFHVRSDEETGQTIIGGMGELHLEVLVDRMKREFNVEANVGKPQVAYRETITKKVVKIDYTHKKQSGGSGQFARVIIDLEPNTDEGGGYAFENKVTGGRIPREYIPSVDAGAQEALENGVLAGYPMVDVKVTLQDGAYHDVDSSELAFKIAGSMAFKDAARKAGAVILEPMMAVEVTTPDDFMGDVIGDLNSRRGQIQAMEERMGARVVKAVVPLSEMFGYVGDLRSRTQGRASYSMQFDSYAQVPSNVQVEIIAKARGE; encoded by the coding sequence ATGGCGCATATCGACGCGGGCAAAACCACCACGACCGAGCGCATCTTGTTCTACACCGGTATCAACTACAAGATCGGTGAAGTTCACGAAGGTGCAGCGACGATGGACTGGATGGAGCAGGAGCAGGAGCGCGGCATCACGATCACCTCGGCTGCCACCACCTGTGTCTGGAAAGACCACACCATCAACATCATCGACACACCCGGTCACGTGGACTTCACTGTTGAAGTTGAGCGCTCACTGCGTGTGCTTGATGGCGCAGTCACGGTGTTCGACGGCGTTGCCGGCGTAGAGCCACAGTCCGAGACCGTGTGGCGTCAGGCTGACAAGTACAGCGTTCCACGCATCTGTTTCGTGAACAAGCTTGACCGCACCGGTGCTGACTTCTTCCGCTGCGTTGACATGATCGTCGAGCGCCTTGGTGCAACTCCTCTGGTTCTGCAGATCCCCATCGGTTCCGAAGGCGACTTCCTGGGCGTCGTCGATCTCATCACCATGAAGGCATTGACCTGGCGTGGCGAGACCGAAAAGGGCGAGGACTACGAGATCGAGGAAATCCCAGCCGAGCTTGCTGCTCAGGCTGCGGAGTACCGAGAGAAGCTGCTCGAGGTGCTGTCCGAGGCCGATGACGCAATCCTGGAGAAGTTCCTGGAAGGCGAGGAATTCACTCCTGCCGAGCTGCAGGCCGCCATTCGCCGCGCGACCCTGGCCTACAAGCTCACCCCGATCCTGACCGGCTCTGCGTTCAAGAACAAGGGTGTCCAGCCCATGCTCGATGCAGTTGTGGCCTACCTGCCCTGCCCGCTGGACGTCGAGGCTGTCGAGGGTCACAAGCCGGGCAACGAAGATGTCATCATCGAGCGCAAGCCAAGTGACAGCGAGCCCTTCGCAGCTCTCGCGTTCAAGATCATGACTGATCCACACCTTGGCAAGCTGACCTACCTGCGCGTGTACTCCGGTCGCCTGAACACCGGCACTGCCGTGCTGAACAGCGTGAAGGATCGCAAGGAGCGCATCGGAAAGATCTACCGAATGCACGCCAACAAGCGCGAAGAAATCGATTCAGTGGGCGCCGGCGACATTGTTGCTGTGATGGGTCTGAAGGACACCACCACAGGCGAGACCTTGTGCGATTCATCGAACCCAGTAGTGCTGGAGTCGATGACCTTCCCAGCACCTGTCATCCACATCGCCATTGAGCCCAAGACCAAGAGCGATCAGGACAAGCTGGGCATCGCAATTCAGCGTCTTGCTGAAGAAGATCCCACCTTCCACGTGCGCTCCGACGAAGAGACCGGCCAGACCATCATCGGTGGCATGGGTGAGCTTCACCTTGAGGTCCTCGTTGACCGCATGAAGCGCGAATTCAACGTCGAGGCAAATGTCGGCAAGCCACAGGTTGCCTACCGCGAGACGATCACCAAGAAGGTCGTCAAGATCGACTACACGCACAAGAAGCAGTCAGGTGGCTCAGGCCAGTTCGCTCGCGTGATCATCGACCTCGAGCCGAACACCGATGAAGGTGGCGGCTACGCATTTGAGAACAAGGTCACCGGTGGACGCATTCCTCGTGAATACATCCCATCCGTTGACGCGGGAGCACAGGAAGCACTTGAGAACGGTGTGCTCGCTGGTTACCCAATGGTTGACGTCAAGGTCACGCTGCAAGACGGTGCGTACCACGATGTTGACTCCTCAGAACTCGCATTCAAGATCGCCGGCTCCATGGCGTTCAAGGATGCTGCGCGCAAGGCTGGCGCAGTCATCCTGGAACCGATGATGGCTGTTGAGGTGACCACACCTGATGACTTCATGGGTGATGTCATCGGCGATCTGAACTCACGACGCGGACAGATCCAGGCGATGGAAGAACGCATGGGCGCTCGTGTTGTGAAAGCAGTTGTACCGCTGTCCGAGATGTTCGGCTACGTAGGAGATCTACGCAGCCGCACTCAGGGACGTGCGAGCTACAGCATGCAATTTGACTCCTACGCACAGGTTCCGTCCAACGTGCAGGTGGAGATCATCGCCAAGGCTCGCGGCGAATAG
- the tuf gene encoding elongation factor Tu, with protein MAKAKFERTKPHVNIGTIGHIDHGKTTLTAAITKVLHDKYPDVNPFTPFDMIDKAPEERQRGITISIAHVEYQTETRHYAHVDCPGHADYIKNMITGAAQMDGAILVVAATDGPMPQTKEHVLLARQVGVPSIVVALNKCDMVDDEDLLELVEMEVRELLSTYEFPGDDIPVVRVAAFPALQGDAKWGESIMALMDAVDSYIPTPEREVDKPFLMPVEDVFTITGRGTVVTGRIERGIVKINEEIEIVGIRPGIPLKTTVTGVEMFRKLLDEGQAGENVGLLLRGTKREDVERGQVCCKPGSITPHTGFDAQVYILSKDEGGRHTPFFNNYRPQFYFRTTDVTGVVTLPDGKDMVMPGDNTDMAVELIQSIAMEEGLRFAIREGGRTVGAGRVIKITK; from the coding sequence GTGGCGAAGGCCAAGTTTGAGCGCACCAAGCCGCACGTCAACATCGGCACCATTGGTCACATTGACCATGGCAAGACGACCCTGACTGCTGCCATCACCAAGGTGCTGCACGACAAATACCCGGATGTGAACCCCTTCACACCCTTCGACATGATCGACAAGGCGCCAGAAGAGCGTCAGCGCGGTATCACCATCTCGATCGCGCACGTCGAGTACCAGACCGAGACGCGTCACTACGCACACGTCGACTGCCCAGGTCACGCTGACTACATCAAGAACATGATCACCGGCGCAGCTCAGATGGACGGTGCAATCCTGGTGGTTGCCGCCACTGACGGCCCGATGCCTCAGACCAAGGAGCACGTGCTCCTTGCTCGCCAGGTCGGCGTTCCCTCCATCGTCGTTGCACTCAACAAGTGCGACATGGTTGACGATGAGGATCTGCTTGAGCTGGTCGAGATGGAGGTTCGCGAACTTCTGTCAACCTACGAGTTCCCAGGCGACGACATCCCAGTGGTGCGCGTGGCAGCCTTCCCAGCTCTTCAGGGTGATGCCAAGTGGGGCGAGTCGATCATGGCCCTCATGGATGCCGTCGACAGTTACATCCCGACCCCTGAGCGCGAAGTTGACAAGCCCTTCCTCATGCCAGTCGAGGACGTCTTCACGATCACTGGTCGTGGCACCGTCGTCACCGGCCGTATCGAGCGTGGCATCGTCAAGATCAACGAGGAAATCGAAATCGTTGGCATCCGTCCGGGCATCCCGCTGAAGACCACGGTCACCGGCGTTGAGATGTTCCGCAAGCTGCTTGACGAAGGTCAGGCTGGCGAGAACGTCGGACTGCTGCTTCGTGGCACCAAGCGTGAAGATGTCGAGCGCGGTCAGGTCTGCTGCAAGCCAGGCTCGATCACCCCGCACACGGGCTTTGACGCACAGGTCTACATCCTCTCCAAGGATGAAGGCGGCCGTCACACCCCGTTCTTCAACAACTACCGTCCGCAGTTCTACTTCCGGACCACTGACGTCACCGGCGTTGTGACCCTGCCTGACGGCAAGGACATGGTTATGCCAGGCGACAACACCGACATGGCAGTGGAGCTCATTCAGTCCATCGCCATGGAAGAGGGCCTTCGCTTCGCAATTCGCGAGGGTGGCCGCACGGTTGGCGCTGGCCGCGTCATCAAGATCACCAAGTAG
- the rpsJ gene encoding 30S ribosomal protein S10 yields the protein MAGQKIRIRLKAYDHEVIDSSARKIVETVIRTGASVAGPVPLPTEKNIYCVIRSPHKYKDSREHFEMRTHKRLIDILDPTPKTVDSLMRLDLPAGVDIEIKL from the coding sequence ATGGCGGGACAAAAGATCCGCATCCGGCTTAAGGCCTATGACCATGAGGTCATCGATTCATCGGCGCGCAAGATCGTCGAGACGGTGATCCGCACTGGTGCATCGGTAGCAGGCCCGGTGCCTTTGCCGACGGAAAAGAACATCTACTGCGTCATCCGCTCGCCCCACAAGTACAAGGACAGCCGCGAGCACTTCGAGATGCGCACGCACAAGCGCCTCATTGACATTCTCGACCCCACGCCGAAGACCGTTGATTCGCTTATGCGTCTTGACCTTCCGGCCGGTGTCGACATCGAGATCAAGCTGTAG
- the rplC gene encoding 50S ribosomal protein L3, with amino-acid sequence MGTNVKGVLGTKLGMTQVWDENNKVVPVTVIQAGPCVVTQVRTPENDGYSAVQIAFGAIDPRKVNKPATGHFDKAGVTPRRHLVEIRTDDASEYTLGQELSADTFETDQRVDVVGTTKGKGFAGAMKRHGFHGLRASHGVKRKHRSPGSIGGCSTPGRVFKGMKMAGRMGTDRQTTLNLRVQSVDVEKGLLLIKGAVPGPKGALIFIRTAVKEA; translated from the coding sequence ATGGGCACCAACGTGAAGGGCGTACTGGGCACCAAGCTCGGCATGACTCAGGTCTGGGATGAGAACAACAAGGTTGTTCCCGTGACTGTGATTCAAGCCGGTCCTTGTGTCGTCACCCAGGTCCGCACCCCCGAGAACGACGGCTATTCAGCCGTTCAGATCGCTTTCGGCGCTATTGACCCTCGCAAGGTCAACAAGCCGGCAACTGGTCACTTCGATAAGGCTGGCGTCACTCCTCGCCGTCACCTTGTGGAGATCCGCACCGACGACGCCTCGGAGTACACCCTGGGCCAGGAGCTCAGTGCTGACACCTTCGAGACTGACCAGCGTGTTGACGTCGTTGGCACCACCAAGGGCAAGGGCTTCGCCGGCGCCATGAAGCGTCACGGCTTCCACGGTCTGCGCGCCTCGCACGGTGTCAAGCGCAAGCACCGTTCGCCAGGTTCCATCGGTGGCTGCTCCACCCCAGGCCGGGTGTTCAAGGGAATGAAGATGGCGGGCCGTATGGGCACCGATCGTCAGACCACCTTGAACCTTCGCGTGCAAAGCGTTGACGTCGAAAAGGGCCTGCTGCTCATCAAGGGTGCCGTTCCTGGACCCAAGGGCGCACTGATCTTCATTCGTACCGCTGTGAAGGAGGCCTGA
- the rplD gene encoding 50S ribosomal protein L4 — MTDVDVRTAAGVTSGKVELPAEIFDVQVNVPLIHQVVVAQLAAARQGTHDTKRRGEVRGGGRKPYKQKGTGRARQGSIRAPHYKGGGVAHGPHPRDYAQRTPKKMKVAALRGALSDRARDGRVHVVSQIVAGEVPSTKAAIAAMTALGLEGQILAAITRDDDIAALSLRNVPTVHVLYIDQLNTYDVLVSDHVIFTEASLEIFVAGAPAGKSVKAVAAESEVEA; from the coding sequence ATGACTGATGTTGACGTCCGCACCGCCGCAGGTGTGACTTCGGGCAAGGTTGAACTCCCAGCTGAGATCTTCGACGTGCAGGTCAACGTTCCGTTGATCCACCAGGTGGTCGTGGCACAGCTTGCTGCTGCACGCCAGGGCACCCACGACACCAAGCGTCGTGGCGAAGTCCGTGGTGGCGGCCGCAAGCCGTACAAGCAGAAGGGCACTGGCCGCGCACGTCAGGGCTCAATCCGCGCCCCGCACTACAAGGGCGGTGGAGTTGCTCACGGACCGCACCCTCGTGACTACGCACAGCGCACTCCCAAGAAGATGAAGGTCGCCGCACTTCGTGGCGCATTGTCTGATCGCGCTCGTGATGGTCGCGTTCATGTGGTGTCGCAGATCGTTGCTGGCGAGGTGCCGTCAACCAAGGCCGCTATTGCCGCAATGACCGCACTTGGTCTTGAAGGTCAGATTCTTGCTGCCATCACTCGTGATGACGACATTGCTGCTCTGAGCCTTCGCAATGTGCCCACGGTGCACGTGCTCTACATCGATCAGCTGAACACCTATGACGTGCTGGTCAGTGACCACGTGATCTTCACCGAGGCATCACTTGAGATTTTCGTCGCTGGTGCTCCTGCCGGCAAGAGCGTCAAGGCTGTTGCAGCCGAGAGCGAGGTTGAAGCATGA
- the rplW gene encoding 50S ribosomal protein L23, whose protein sequence is MRIPDPRDILISPVVSEKSYALLDENKYTFIVSPDANKTQIKIAVEQVFGVKVTAVNTMNREGKRLRTKTGFGKRADTKRAIVSVADGDRIDIFGGPVS, encoded by the coding sequence ATGAGAATCCCAGATCCGCGCGACATTCTGATCTCACCCGTGGTGTCAGAGAAGAGCTACGCACTGCTCGACGAGAACAAGTACACGTTCATCGTCTCGCCAGATGCCAACAAGACACAGATCAAGATCGCCGTTGAGCAGGTATTCGGCGTCAAGGTCACGGCTGTGAACACCATGAACCGTGAAGGCAAGCGTCTTCGCACCAAGACCGGCTTCGGCAAGCGGGCTGACACCAAGCGCGCCATCGTGTCTGTTGCAGACGGCGACCGCATCGACATCTTCGGAGGCCCGGTCTCCTGA
- the rplB gene encoding 50S ribosomal protein L2 gives MGIRKYKPTTPGRRGSSVADFVELTRSEPEKSLVRPLPKKGGRNNSGKITTRHQGGGHKRAYRLIDFRRNDKDGVPAKVAHIEYDPNRTARIALLHFADGEKRYILAPNKLKQGDPIEHGPSADIKPGNSLPLRNIPVGTVIHAVEIKPGGGAKIARSAGTSVQLVAKDGPYAQLRMPSGEIRNVDLRSRATIGEVGNAEQSNINWGKAGRMRWKGKRPTVRGVAMNPVDHPHGGGEGKTSGGRHPVNPNGKPEGRTRRRNKASDQFIVRRRKSGKKR, from the coding sequence ATGGGAATCCGCAAGTACAAGCCGACAACGCCGGGCCGTCGTGGCTCAAGCGTGGCCGACTTTGTCGAGCTCACGCGGTCTGAGCCGGAGAAGTCGCTCGTTCGTCCACTGCCGAAGAAGGGTGGCCGCAACAACAGCGGCAAGATCACCACTCGGCACCAAGGTGGCGGTCACAAGCGTGCCTACCGTCTGATCGACTTCCGTCGCAATGACAAGGACGGCGTGCCTGCCAAGGTCGCGCACATCGAGTACGACCCGAACCGCACTGCGCGCATTGCGCTGCTGCATTTCGCGGACGGCGAGAAGCGCTACATCCTGGCCCCGAACAAGCTCAAGCAGGGCGACCCGATTGAGCACGGCCCAAGTGCCGATATCAAGCCGGGCAACAGCCTGCCACTGCGCAACATCCCCGTCGGCACTGTGATCCATGCCGTGGAGATCAAGCCAGGCGGTGGAGCCAAGATTGCTCGTTCAGCTGGAACCAGTGTTCAGCTGGTGGCCAAGGACGGCCCTTACGCACAGTTGCGTATGCCATCCGGTGAAATCCGCAACGTTGATCTGCGCTCACGCGCAACTATCGGCGAGGTTGGCAACGCTGAGCAGTCCAACATCAACTGGGGTAAGGCCGGCCGTATGCGCTGGAAGGGCAAGCGCCCGACCGTCCGCGGTGTGGCCATGAACCCGGTAGACCACCCACATGGTGGTGGTGAAGGCAAGACTTCAGGTGGACGCCATCCGGTCAATCCCAATGGCAAGCCAGAAGGCCGCACTCGCAGGCGCAACAAGGCCAGCGACCAGTTCATTGTCCGTCGCCGCAAGTCCGGCAAGAAGCGCTAA
- the rpsS gene encoding 30S ribosomal protein S19, with the protein MPRSLKKGPFVDDHLIKKVDTQNEAGTKTVIKTWSRRSMIVPAMLGHTIAVHDGRKHVPVFVSENMVGHKLGEFAPTRTFRGHVKDDRKAKRR; encoded by the coding sequence ATGCCACGTAGCCTCAAGAAGGGTCCGTTCGTCGACGACCATCTGATCAAGAAGGTCGACACACAGAACGAAGCCGGCACAAAGACAGTGATCAAGACCTGGTCGCGCCGCTCGATGATCGTGCCAGCGATGCTGGGTCACACGATCGCCGTGCATGACGGCCGCAAGCACGTTCCCGTGTTTGTCTCCGAGAACATGGTCGGACACAAGCTCGGCGAGTTTGCACCGACACGTACCTTCCGGGGCCACGTCAAGGATGACCGCAAGGCCAAGCGCCGCTAA
- the rplV gene encoding 50S ribosomal protein L22 has translation MEARAQARYVRVTPMKARRVIDLIRGMNASDAQAVLAFAPQAASEPIGKVLDSAIANATNNHAMDARSLVVSAAYVDEGPTMKRIRPRAQGRAYQIRKRSSHITVVVSDQKEG, from the coding sequence ATGGAAGCCAGGGCCCAGGCGCGGTACGTCCGCGTCACGCCCATGAAGGCGCGCCGCGTGATTGACCTCATTCGAGGCATGAACGCAAGCGACGCCCAGGCGGTATTGGCATTCGCACCACAGGCAGCATCGGAGCCAATTGGCAAAGTGCTGGACAGTGCGATTGCAAATGCTACGAACAACCATGCGATGGACGCCCGTTCGCTCGTCGTAAGCGCGGCATATGTGGACGAAGGTCCAACCATGAAGCGCATCCGTCCACGCGCACAGGGTCGGGCATACCAGATCCGCAAGCGCAGCAGCCACATCACTGTGGTTGTGTCAGACCAGAAGGAAGGGTGA
- the rpsC gene encoding 30S ribosomal protein S3 has translation MGQKVNPHGFRLGITTDFKSRWFADSQKPGQRYRDYVDEDVKIRKVLSQGMERAGISKVEIERTRDRVRVDIHTARPGIVIGRRGAEADRIRGDLEKLTGKQVQLNILEVKNPEIDAQLVAQGIAEQLSSRVSFRRAMRKGMQSTMKSGAKGIRVQVSGRLGGAEMSRTEFYREGRVPLHTLRADIDYGFYEARTTFGRIGVKVWIYKGDALPTRSEREAAAAAARLGQRGPAAARPRRGGSDAPAVEANPEATAEVVVEAPVEAVVETVDTVTEA, from the coding sequence GTGGGACAGAAAGTAAATCCGCATGGTTTCCGCCTCGGTATCACCACTGACTTCAAGTCACGTTGGTTTGCTGACTCCCAGAAGCCCGGACAGCGTTACCGCGACTATGTCGACGAGGACGTCAAGATCCGCAAGGTGCTCTCACAGGGCATGGAGCGTGCTGGCATCTCCAAGGTCGAGATCGAGCGCACCCGCGATCGCGTCCGCGTAGACATTCACACCGCACGCCCAGGCATCGTCATTGGTCGCCGTGGAGCCGAAGCCGATCGCATTCGCGGCGATCTGGAGAAGCTCACCGGCAAGCAGGTGCAGTTGAACATCCTCGAGGTCAAGAACCCCGAGATCGATGCCCAGCTCGTTGCCCAAGGCATTGCCGAGCAGCTCTCCAGTCGTGTGTCGTTCCGTCGCGCAATGCGCAAGGGCATGCAGAGCACGATGAAGAGTGGTGCTAAGGGCATCCGAGTGCAGGTGTCAGGTCGTCTGGGTGGCGCAGAAATGTCGCGCACCGAGTTCTACCGCGAAGGCCGCGTTCCTTTGCACACCCTGCGCGCAGATATCGACTACGGCTTCTACGAGGCTCGCACCACCTTCGGTCGCATTGGCGTCAAGGTCTGGATCTACAAGGGCGATGCCCTGCCGACCCGCTCCGAGCGTGAAGCTGCTGCTGCAGCTGCCCGCCTTGGTCAGCGTGGCCCAGCAGCAGCTCGTCCCCGTCGTGGCGGCAGTGATGCCCCTGCAGTTGAGGCCAACCCAGAGGCAACCGCCGAGGTTGTTGTCGAAGCACCAGTTGAGGCAGTCGTTGAGACTGTCGATACCGTGACGGAGGCCTGA
- the rplP gene encoding 50S ribosomal protein L16 has product MLIPRRVKHRKQHHPTRRGVAKGGTEVTFGAYGLQALEHGYVTNRQIESARIAITRHIRRGGKVWINIYPDRPLTKKPAETRMGSGKGSPEWWVANVKPGRVMFELSYPDDKVAVEAMTRAMHKLPMKCRIVRRDEVGEN; this is encoded by the coding sequence ATGCTGATTCCTCGTCGCGTCAAGCACCGCAAGCAGCATCACCCGACTCGTCGTGGTGTTGCCAAGGGCGGCACCGAGGTGACCTTCGGCGCCTATGGCCTGCAGGCACTTGAGCATGGTTACGTCACGAACCGTCAGATTGAGTCGGCTCGTATCGCAATCACGCGTCACATCCGTCGTGGCGGAAAGGTCTGGATCAATATCTACCCAGACCGTCCCCTCACGAAGAAGCCAGCTGAGACCCGCATGGGTTCCGGCAAGGGCTCGCCCGAATGGTGGGTGGCCAACGTCAAGCCAGGCCGCGTCATGTTCGAGCTCTCGTACCCCGATGACAAGGTTGCTGTGGAAGCGATGACTCGCGCCATGCACAAGCTGCCGATGAAGTGCCGCATTGTTCGGCGCGATGAAGTAGGTGAGAACTGA
- the rpmC gene encoding 50S ribosomal protein L29: MAAGTQVGELRNLDDVELTAKLRESKEELFNLRFQGATGQLENHGRLRAVRKDIARIYTILRERELGITPIEGGAA; this comes from the coding sequence ATGGCCGCAGGAACCCAGGTTGGTGAATTGCGTAATCTTGATGACGTCGAGCTGACAGCCAAGTTGCGCGAATCCAAGGAGGAGCTTTTCAACCTCCGCTTTCAGGGCGCAACTGGACAGCTGGAGAACCATGGCCGTCTTCGCGCCGTGCGCAAGGACATCGCGCGGATCTACACGATCCTGCGTGAACGTGAACTGGGCATCACCCCAATTGAGGGTGGCGCAGCATGA
- the rpsQ gene encoding 30S ribosomal protein S17, with translation MSAKEASVNDVKRGYRKTREGLVVSDKMDKTVVVAVEDRFKHPLYGKVVRRTNKLKAHDEANAAGIGDRVLLMETRPLSATKRWRVVEILEKAK, from the coding sequence ATGAGTGCGAAAGAGGCAAGTGTGAATGACGTCAAGCGCGGCTACCGCAAGACCCGTGAGGGTCTGGTGGTCAGCGACAAGATGGACAAGACAGTGGTGGTTGCGGTCGAAGACCGTTTCAAGCACCCGCTTTACGGCAAGGTCGTGCGTCGCACGAACAAGCTCAAGGCACATGACGAGGCAAACGCAGCCGGTATCGGTGACCGCGTGCTTCTGATGGAGACCCGCCCGTTGTCAGCAACCAAGCGCTGGCGCGTCGTGGAAATCCTCGAGAAGGCCAAGTAG
- the rplN gene encoding 50S ribosomal protein L14 — protein MIQQESRLRVADNTGAKELLCIRVLGGSGRRYAGIGDVIVATVKDAIPGGGVKKGDVVKAVIVRTKKERRRPDGSYIRFDENAAVILKPDGEPRGTRIFGPVGRELRDKKYMKIISLAPEVL, from the coding sequence GTGATTCAGCAAGAGTCGCGACTACGTGTCGCTGACAACACGGGTGCCAAGGAGTTGCTGTGCATTCGTGTACTCGGTGGCTCCGGGCGCCGTTACGCCGGCATTGGTGACGTCATCGTCGCCACGGTCAAGGACGCCATCCCCGGTGGTGGAGTGAAGAAGGGTGACGTCGTCAAGGCGGTCATCGTTCGCACGAAGAAGGAGCGTCGCCGTCCGGATGGTTCCTACATCCGTTTTGACGAGAACGCTGCTGTCATCCTCAAGCCCGATGGCGAGCCACGTGGCACGCGCATCTTCGGACCTGTGGGCCGTGAGCTTCGTGACAAGAAGTACATGAAGATCATTTCGCTCGCACCGGAGGTGTTGTAA
- the rplX gene encoding 50S ribosomal protein L24, whose translation MTKQLHVRKGDLVQVISGKDRGVKGKVLEVLPDANRVIVEGVNRVKKHTKVGQNARGAQTGGIITTEAPINASNVMVIDPEDGRPTRVGYRREDVEKRRPDGSTYEAQRSVRISRRTGKDI comes from the coding sequence ATGACCAAGCAGCTGCACGTCCGCAAGGGCGATCTCGTTCAGGTCATCTCCGGCAAGGATCGCGGGGTCAAGGGCAAGGTCCTTGAAGTCCTTCCTGACGCCAACCGCGTGATTGTCGAAGGCGTGAATCGCGTCAAGAAGCACACCAAGGTCGGGCAGAACGCTCGTGGTGCACAGACCGGCGGCATCATCACAACTGAGGCCCCGATCAATGCATCCAATGTCATGGTCATCGACCCAGAAGATGGCCGTCCGACTCGCGTTGGGTACCGCCGCGAGGACGTTGAGAAGCGTCGTCCGGATGGCTCAACATACGAAGCACAGCGCAGCGTGCGTATCTCACGCCGCACAGGTAAGGACATCTGA
- the rplE gene encoding 50S ribosomal protein L5 produces MSTETATTDAPAIPRLKARYREEMVPALKTEFAFTNIMQVPGLTKIVVNMGVGEAARDSKLIEGAIRDITEITGQKPQTTKARKSIAQFKLREGQPIGVHVTLRGDRMWEFLDRLLSVALPRIRDFRGLSPKQFDGKGNYTFGLSEQSMFHEIDQDKIDRPRGMDITLVTTATNDDEGRALLRLLGFPFKEA; encoded by the coding sequence ATGAGCACTGAAACAGCCACGACTGACGCTCCCGCGATCCCGCGCCTCAAAGCACGGTACCGCGAGGAGATGGTCCCTGCGCTGAAGACCGAGTTCGCATTCACCAACATCATGCAGGTCCCTGGTCTGACCAAGATCGTGGTCAACATGGGTGTTGGCGAGGCCGCTCGCGATTCCAAGTTGATCGAGGGCGCGATTCGCGACATCACCGAGATCACGGGTCAAAAGCCCCAGACCACCAAGGCTCGCAAGTCCATCGCTCAGTTCAAGCTGCGTGAAGGCCAGCCGATCGGTGTGCACGTCACACTGCGCGGTGACCGCATGTGGGAGTTCCTGGACCGCCTGCTGTCCGTCGCCCTGCCTCGCATCCGCGACTTCCGCGGGCTTTCGCCGAAGCAGTTCGATGGCAAGGGCAACTACACCTTCGGGCTCAGTGAGCAGTCGATGTTCCACGAGATCGATCAGGACAAGATCGATCGTCCCCGTGGAATGGACATCACACTGGTGACCACCGCGACCAACGATGATGAAGGCCGCGCACTGCTTCGCCTTCTCGGATTCCCCTTCAAGGAGGCCTGA
- a CDS encoding type Z 30S ribosomal protein S14, translated as MAKKALIQKQQKTPKFKVRAYTRCNKCGRPHSVYRKFGLCRICVREMAHAGELPGVTKSSW; from the coding sequence ATGGCGAAGAAAGCACTCATCCAAAAGCAGCAGAAGACGCCGAAGTTCAAGGTTCGCGCGTACACGCGTTGCAACAAGTGCGGACGTCCGCACTCTGTCTACCGCAAGTTCGGCCTTTGCCGTATTTGTGTCCGTGAAATGGCACACGCTGGCGAACTGCCAGGCGTGACCAAGAGCAGCTGGTAA